The following proteins are co-located in the Numenius arquata chromosome 39, bNumArq3.hap1.1, whole genome shotgun sequence genome:
- the LOC141476542 gene encoding olfactory receptor 14A16-like, with translation MSNGSSISEFLLLAFPDTRELQLLHFGLFLGIYLAALLGNGLIITAIVCDHRLHTPMYFFLLNLSVLDLGSISTTLPKAMANSLCDTRAISFSGCAAQVFFFAFLISAEFYLLTVMSYDRYIAICKPLHYGTLLGSRACVHMAAAAWGSGFLNALLHTASTFSINLCQGNVLDQFFCEIPQILKLSCSDMDYLREIGLLVVSGCLVFGCFVFIVVSYVQIFRAVLRIPSEQGRHKAFSTCLPHLAVVSLFVSTGIFAHLKPPSISSPFLDLVVSVLYSVVPPAVNPLIYSMRNQELKDALWKVAQWMLFH, from the coding sequence atgtccaacggCAGCTCCATCAgtgagttcctcctcctggcattcccagacacacgggagctgcagctcttgcacttcgggctcttcctgggcatctacctggctgccctcctgggaaacgggctcatcatcactgccatagtctgtgaccaccgcctccacacccccatgtacttcttcctcctcaacctctctgttcttgacctgggctccatctccaccactctccccaaagccatggccaattctcttTGCGACACCAGAGCCATCTCCTTCTCAGGCTGTGCTgcccaggtttttttctttgccttcttgatctcagcagagttttatcttctgacagtcatgtcctatgaccgctacattgccatctgcaaacccctgcactacgggaccctcctgggcagcagagcttgtgtccacatggcagcagctgcctggggcagtgggtttctcaatgctctcctgcacacggccagtacattttcaataaatctctgccagggcaatgtcctggaccaattcttctgtgaaatcccccagatcctcaagctctcctgctcagacatGGACTACCTCAGAGAaattgggcttcttgtggtcagtggcTGTTTAGTCTTTGGatgctttgttttcattgtggtgtcctatgtgcagatcttcagggccgtgctgaggatcccctctgagcagggacggcacaaagccttttccacatgcctccctcacctggccgtggtctccctgtttgtcagtACTGGCATATTTGCCCatctgaagcccccctccatctcctccccatttcTAGACCTAGTGGTTTcagttctgtactcggtggtgcctccagcagtgaaccccctcatctacagcatgaggaaccaggagctcaaggatgccctaTGGAAAGTGGCCCAGTGGATGCTCTTTCACTGA